A genomic region of Photobacterium swingsii contains the following coding sequences:
- the nfsA gene encoding oxygen-insensitive NADPH nitroreductase, with protein sequence MNHTIETLLAHRSIRKFSPQPIEAQVLATILDCGIAASSSSFIQCTSVIRVTMPESRAQLAAFAGNQPYVETAAEFLVFCIDFHRHQQIHPEAQLGFTEQTLIGAVDSALMAQNCLVAAESLGLGGVYIGGIRNNPEHVSQLLQLPEHVIPLFGLCLGHPAQNPESKPRLPQSMIVHQEQYQASLDTQALADYDRRVSEYYRNRTGGNKETTWSQQITETLTKEARPFMHRFITNKGFSTR encoded by the coding sequence ATGAATCACACTATCGAGACGTTGTTAGCGCATCGCTCTATTCGCAAATTCTCACCTCAACCGATTGAAGCACAAGTACTTGCCACCATTCTAGATTGTGGCATTGCTGCTTCTTCGTCGAGTTTCATCCAATGCACGAGTGTCATACGGGTGACCATGCCTGAATCTCGTGCTCAACTTGCGGCTTTCGCTGGCAATCAACCTTATGTTGAGACTGCTGCAGAGTTCTTAGTATTTTGTATCGATTTTCATCGGCATCAACAAATTCACCCTGAAGCTCAATTAGGTTTTACTGAGCAAACGCTCATCGGCGCCGTTGATTCTGCGCTTATGGCACAAAATTGTTTAGTCGCGGCGGAATCTTTGGGGCTTGGTGGGGTCTACATTGGAGGTATTCGTAATAATCCTGAGCACGTTTCGCAATTATTACAGTTACCTGAGCATGTGATTCCATTGTTTGGTTTATGTTTAGGGCATCCAGCGCAAAACCCTGAATCTAAACCTCGATTACCACAATCTATGATAGTGCATCAGGAGCAGTATCAAGCGTCGTTAGATACTCAAGCATTGGCGGATTACGATAGGAGAGTCAGTGAGTATTACCGTAATAGAACGGGTGGAAACAAAGAGACGACCTGGTCTCAGCAGATAACTGAGACGCTCACTAAAGAAGCGAGGCCTTTTATGCACCGCTTTATTACAAATAAAGGCTTTAGTACCCGATGA
- a CDS encoding GrxA family glutaredoxin, whose protein sequence is MFVVIFGRPGCPFCVRAKDLAENLKESREDFNYRYVDIHAEGISKADLEKTVGKPVETVPQIFVDQEHIGGCTEFEAYAKENLDLFQ, encoded by the coding sequence ATGTTCGTTGTTATTTTTGGTCGCCCAGGTTGCCCATTCTGTGTTCGTGCTAAAGACCTAGCAGAAAACTTAAAAGAAAGCCGTGAAGACTTTAACTACCGCTACGTTGATATCCACGCTGAAGGTATCAGCAAAGCAGATCTAGAAAAAACAGTGGGTAAACCAGTAGAAACTGTGCCACAAATCTTTGTTGATCAAGAGCACATCGGCGGCTGTACTGAATTTGAAGCATACGCAAAAGAAAACTTGGATCTTTTCCAATAA
- a CDS encoding iron-containing alcohol dehydrogenase produces the protein MFQFMTSTRIVFGEGALNNSLSAFNQFGYSVLLVTGKDAVRSEPIINYIKQQNMRYQQVAVHGEPLIAMIEEMAAMGRKFRPDMVVAIGGGSVLDSGKALAALIPNQGSVYDYVEVVGRNVPLQAKPLPFIAIPTTAGTGSEVSKNAVLRSAQENVKVSLRSPDMLPDMAIVDPTLTYGMDPVSSACCGMDAFTHLMEAYVCGDPNPLTDMICEEGLRRLAGAIIPACEDDDPRARSDMAFAAMLGGMALANAKLGAAHGLASALGGRLQAPHGLITAHLSPYVMQENVLAAREAGRADVLNRYRQLACLLTGRMNAEIGDGITWTKRTLRRLNLPAVSEYGFCDTMFSEVAEDAMLSNAIKGNPLPLNKDRLLGILEQICDCCGTTIGQTPIENE, from the coding sequence ATGTTTCAATTTATGACGTCGACACGGATCGTTTTTGGTGAAGGTGCGCTGAATAACTCGCTGAGCGCATTTAATCAATTTGGCTACAGCGTGTTATTAGTGACAGGTAAAGACGCGGTCCGCTCTGAGCCCATCATTAATTATATAAAGCAGCAAAATATGCGCTATCAGCAAGTCGCTGTTCATGGCGAACCCTTGATTGCCATGATTGAAGAAATGGCTGCGATGGGGCGTAAGTTTCGCCCAGATATGGTCGTTGCAATAGGCGGAGGAAGTGTTTTAGATTCAGGCAAAGCACTTGCAGCCCTAATTCCCAACCAGGGGAGCGTTTATGACTACGTTGAAGTCGTTGGGCGTAATGTGCCGCTTCAAGCTAAACCTTTGCCTTTCATTGCGATTCCAACCACGGCGGGCACGGGCTCTGAAGTCAGTAAAAATGCTGTGCTTCGATCTGCTCAAGAAAATGTCAAAGTGAGTCTACGCAGCCCAGATATGCTGCCTGATATGGCTATTGTAGATCCCACATTGACTTACGGCATGGATCCTGTCAGTTCAGCGTGTTGTGGTATGGATGCTTTTACCCACTTGATGGAAGCTTATGTTTGTGGGGATCCAAATCCGCTCACCGATATGATTTGTGAAGAAGGACTACGACGATTAGCTGGCGCGATTATCCCTGCGTGTGAAGATGATGATCCAAGAGCACGTTCAGACATGGCTTTTGCCGCCATGTTAGGGGGAATGGCACTAGCGAATGCGAAGCTAGGCGCAGCCCATGGTTTAGCATCAGCTTTGGGTGGGCGGCTACAGGCGCCACATGGGTTGATTACTGCGCATTTATCGCCTTATGTTATGCAAGAAAACGTCCTTGCGGCACGCGAGGCTGGCCGTGCCGATGTGCTAAATCGCTATCGTCAGTTGGCTTGCTTGCTGACTGGGCGCATGAATGCAGAAATAGGGGACGGGATAACGTGGACGAAACGGACTTTACGTCGTTTGAATTTACCTGCGGTGAGTGAGTATGGCTTTTGTGACACCATGTTTAGTGAAGTGGCGGAAGATGCCATGTTATCGAATGCGATAAAAGGAAATCCATTACCGCTCAACAAAGACCGCCTTTTGGGCATTTTAGAGCAAATTTGCGACTGTTGTGGTACAACAATAGGTCAAACCCCGATAGAAAATGAGTAA
- a CDS encoding porin produces the protein MKKTVLASAVLATLTSGIANAATVYQDDTNSLKIGGRAEARFNVSDNHKYDSAGKENGNDTFKDKSRARINLKGKSDITDSLTAFGTYELEVKDGKGQAIDTRYLFAGLDTNFGAFSYGQQDSAQVILTDFTDILATFGGDAADLISGNGDKKQNNFVYSGNFDALTVTANYIVNENDKKDTRSYGLSAVYELPFGLDFGAGYVGGKESADTDVNQYNLVARYSLENFMVSGLYAGGKSETGSTKTDLTGYELAAAYQLNQFIFQGVYNKQQAKVDGKKTDNQDYIAIEGIYKINSSLRTYAGYKFNQLDKNTDKSANNDELQAGIRFDF, from the coding sequence ATGAAAAAAACAGTATTGGCATCGGCAGTTCTGGCAACACTCACGTCAGGCATTGCAAACGCAGCAACGGTTTATCAAGATGATACAAACTCACTCAAAATTGGCGGCCGTGCTGAAGCGCGCTTTAACGTATCTGATAACCATAAATATGACAGTGCCGGTAAGGAAAACGGCAATGATACGTTCAAAGATAAATCGCGTGCTCGTATCAACCTAAAAGGCAAGTCAGACATTACTGATAGCCTGACGGCATTTGGTACTTACGAGCTAGAAGTAAAAGATGGTAAAGGACAAGCCATTGATACTCGCTACCTTTTCGCAGGCTTAGACACTAACTTTGGTGCTTTCTCGTACGGACAGCAAGACTCTGCGCAAGTTATCCTGACAGACTTCACTGATATTTTGGCTACCTTTGGCGGTGATGCCGCTGATCTTATTTCGGGTAACGGTGACAAAAAGCAAAACAACTTCGTTTATTCAGGTAACTTTGATGCATTAACAGTGACAGCTAACTACATTGTTAATGAAAACGATAAGAAAGATACGCGTTCATACGGCCTTTCTGCCGTTTACGAGCTGCCTTTTGGCTTAGACTTTGGTGCAGGTTATGTTGGGGGCAAAGAAAGTGCAGACACCGATGTTAACCAATACAACTTAGTCGCACGCTACAGCCTAGAAAACTTCATGGTATCTGGTCTTTATGCTGGCGGTAAATCGGAAACAGGCTCAACCAAAACCGACCTAACAGGTTACGAATTGGCTGCAGCCTATCAACTGAATCAATTCATTTTCCAAGGCGTGTACAACAAACAGCAAGCTAAGGTCGATGGTAAGAAAACAGACAATCAAGATTACATTGCCATTGAAGGTATCTACAAAATTAACAGCAGCCTTCGCACTTACGCAGGCTATAAGTTTAATCAGCTAGATAAGAACACTGATAAATCAGCAAATAACGATGAGCTTCAGGCCGGTATCCGCTTCGACTTTTAA